In Prochlorococcus marinus str. MIT 1214, one DNA window encodes the following:
- a CDS encoding tetratricopeptide repeat protein: MKGFGEKQTSQKKQARKNNTTLSQEKIIHQAFKFHSQGNIQEAAKYYQYFINKGFNDHRVFSNYGVILKDLGRLKDAEISYRNAIELNPNFAEAHYNLGGILKDLGQLQEAELSTRKAIELNPDFAEAYYNLGGILKDLGQLQEAELSTRKAIELIPNFGIAHSSLGGILKDLGQLQEAELSTRKAIELIPDFTEAFSNLGNILKDLGQLQEAELSTRKAIELNPDFAEAFSNLGNILRDLGQLQEAELSTRKAIELNPDLIEAHKSLGYILLEKGEYDSALKYFSESAELLRGQKNQESNNSKFTQISKAKIDHDIEQFEYLASQGYERKKFIALIILYKKIAAEINWPSETQLISLSNHHQSLLHGSYNRLIHQIKVPTVKNEAINNSLNVAQITNDYFDHEFGLTYIDDFLSAKAIESLRQFLLGSTIWFDIKGGGYLGAYLTEGLANPLIIQIADELKKKFPQIFKDHTINQIWAYKYDSRAKHEDSSITGINVHADFAAVNVNFWITPQEANLNPDSGGLVVYDVEAPKDWDFKTYNRNVSKIREELKNSKGNTKVIPHNENRAVIFNSNLFHETDNYEFKEGYENRRINITMLFGNRINNEW; this comes from the coding sequence ATGAAAGGATTTGGAGAAAAGCAGACATCTCAAAAAAAACAAGCAAGAAAAAATAATACTACGCTTTCTCAAGAAAAAATAATTCATCAAGCATTTAAATTTCATTCACAAGGAAATATTCAAGAGGCGGCAAAATATTATCAATATTTTATAAATAAGGGATTCAACGATCACAGGGTTTTTAGTAATTATGGAGTCATATTAAAAGATCTTGGCAGATTAAAAGACGCTGAAATCTCATACCGTAATGCTATTGAACTCAATCCTAATTTCGCAGAAGCACATTACAATCTGGGAGGCATATTGAAAGATCTTGGTCAATTACAAGAAGCTGAATTATCGACTCGCAAAGCTATTGAACTCAATCCTGATTTCGCAGAAGCATATTACAATCTGGGAGGCATATTGAAAGATCTTGGTCAATTACAAGAAGCTGAATTGTCTACTCGCAAGGCCATTGAACTCATTCCTAATTTTGGTATAGCACATTCAAGTTTGGGAGGCATATTGAAAGATCTTGGTCAATTACAAGAAGCTGAGTTATCGACTCGCAAAGCTATTGAACTCATTCCTGATTTTACAGAAGCATTTTCTAATCTGGGAAATATATTGAAAGATCTTGGTCAATTACAAGAAGCTGAATTATCGACTCGCAAAGCTATTGAACTCAATCCTGATTTCGCAGAGGCTTTTTCTAATCTAGGAAATATATTGAGAGATCTTGGTCAATTACAAGAAGCTGAATTATCGACTCGCAAAGCTATTGAACTCAATCCTGATTTAATTGAAGCTCATAAGAGTCTGGGATACATACTCCTTGAAAAAGGTGAATATGACTCAGCCTTAAAATATTTTTCAGAAAGTGCTGAGTTACTAAGAGGACAAAAAAACCAAGAATCTAATAACTCAAAATTCACTCAAATAAGTAAAGCCAAAATAGATCATGATATTGAACAATTTGAATATTTAGCATCGCAAGGTTACGAGAGAAAAAAATTTATAGCTCTTATCATTCTGTATAAAAAAATTGCCGCTGAAATTAATTGGCCATCTGAAACTCAATTGATTTCTCTAAGCAATCATCATCAAAGTCTTCTTCATGGTAGTTACAATCGTCTCATACATCAAATAAAGGTACCTACAGTTAAAAACGAAGCAATCAATAATTCCTTAAATGTTGCGCAAATTACAAATGATTATTTCGATCATGAGTTCGGATTAACTTACATTGATGATTTCTTAAGTGCTAAAGCAATAGAGTCTCTTCGACAATTTCTACTTGGAAGCACAATTTGGTTTGATATCAAAGGGGGTGGCTACCTTGGAGCATATTTAACGGAGGGTTTGGCTAATCCATTAATTATTCAAATAGCAGATGAGCTAAAAAAGAAGTTCCCTCAAATATTCAAAGATCATACTATCAATCAAATATGGGCTTACAAGTACGATAGTCGTGCGAAACATGAAGATTCATCCATCACAGGTATCAATGTTCACGCAGATTTCGCAGCAGTCAATGTGAATTTCTGGATAACTCCTCAAGAAGCCAACTTAAATCCAGACTCTGGTGGTTTAGTTGTCTATGACGTAGAAGCACCAAAAGATTGGGATTTTAAAACTTATAATCGTAATGTGAGCAAAATCCGAGAAGAACTAAAAAATAGTAAAGGGAATACTAAAGTGATTCCACATAATGAAAATCGTGCTGTTATCTTCAATTCAAATTTATTTCATGAAACTGATAATTATGAATTCAAAGAAGGGTATGAGAATCGTAGAATTAATATCACCATGTTATTTGGAAATAGGATAAATAATGAGTGGTAA
- a CDS encoding tetratricopeptide repeat protein produces the protein MERPEKQEPGKRKVSEIKTFSVPFTLEKINENITITTSTASKHSKEQIINQAFNFHSQGNIKEAAKYYQSFIDQGFKDHRVFSNYGIILKDLGKLQDAEVSTRKAIELNPQFPDAHYNLGIILKDLGKLQDAEVSTRKAIELNPQFPDAHYNLGIILKDLDQLQDAEVSTRKAIELNPDFAEAHLNLGNTLKDLENFQEAELSARKAIELKPNLFNSHFLLANILIEQKRLKEAEISSRKAIALNPNIAEAHLNLGVVLTDLEKSQEAELSTRKAIELNPNLAMAHSNLGIILKNLENFQEAELSIRKAIDLNPDLAEAHSNLGTVLRELGNLHEAEISIRKAIELNPQFADAHFNLGSILSDLGNLQEAEVSTRKASEQNPNLAEAFFNLSLIQLIKGNYKDGLENYEFRFKKKRPARIHGKPKIKRKDNKEFQKGEKLLVISEQGLGDTLQYMRYIPYLRKKGLDVSFSAQTKLHSLIQSSAIDQNPLTPEQVEKVSARQWIPLLSLPKYLKVTPANSIVSGPYIKTTEALKNKWQRILSKEKKPIIAINWQGGLETEKGYQGRSIPLETFSILSDLQNIKMLSLQKGFGSEQLDSCSFKKNFVECQPQIDSTWDFLENAAIIENCDLIITCDTSIAHLAGGMGKKVWLLLRYIPFWTWGLERETTFWYPSMRLFRQHERHNWQEVMERVSRALKSEISLTTKSYRSIDESGISPS, from the coding sequence ATGGAGAGGCCTGAGAAGCAAGAACCAGGTAAGCGCAAAGTCTCTGAAATTAAAACATTCTCAGTTCCATTTACTTTAGAAAAAATCAACGAAAATATTACGATCACTACCAGCACTGCATCTAAACATTCTAAAGAGCAAATAATTAATCAAGCATTTAATTTTCATTCACAAGGGAACATAAAAGAAGCAGCCAAATATTATCAATCCTTTATTGATCAAGGATTCAAAGATCACAGGGTTTTTTCTAATTATGGAATTATTTTAAAAGATCTTGGCAAATTACAAGACGCAGAAGTATCTACACGCAAAGCCATTGAACTCAATCCTCAATTCCCTGATGCTCATTACAATCTGGGAATCATATTGAAAGATCTTGGCAAATTACAAGACGCAGAGGTGTCTACTCGCAAAGCTATTGAACTCAATCCTCAATTCCCTGATGCTCATTACAATCTGGGAATCATATTGAAAGATCTTGATCAATTACAAGACGCAGAGGTGTCTACTCGCAAAGCTATTGAACTCAATCCTGATTTCGCAGAGGCTCATTTAAATTTAGGAAACACATTAAAAGATCTTGAAAACTTTCAAGAAGCAGAATTATCGGCTCGTAAAGCAATAGAACTTAAACCCAATCTTTTTAACTCTCATTTCCTTCTTGCCAATATACTTATTGAGCAAAAGAGGCTTAAAGAAGCAGAAATATCTAGTCGCAAAGCCATTGCACTCAATCCTAATATCGCAGAGGCACATCTAAACCTTGGGGTAGTTTTAACTGACCTAGAAAAATCACAAGAAGCAGAATTATCAACTCGCAAAGCAATTGAACTGAATCCTAATTTGGCAATGGCTCATTCCAATCTTGGAATCATTTTAAAAAATCTTGAAAACTTTCAAGAAGCAGAATTATCAATTCGCAAAGCGATTGACCTGAATCCTGATTTAGCAGAAGCACATTCCAACCTTGGAACCGTTTTGCGAGAACTTGGAAACTTACATGAAGCTGAAATATCCATTCGCAAAGCAATTGAACTCAATCCTCAATTCGCTGATGCTCATTTCAATCTGGGGAGCATATTGAGTGATCTTGGTAATTTACAAGAAGCAGAAGTATCTACTCGCAAAGCTAGTGAACAAAATCCTAATCTCGCAGAAGCTTTTTTTAATCTATCTCTCATACAACTCATAAAAGGAAATTATAAAGATGGTCTAGAGAACTATGAGTTTAGATTTAAAAAAAAGAGACCTGCTCGTATTCACGGCAAGCCAAAAATCAAAAGAAAAGATAATAAAGAATTTCAAAAAGGAGAAAAACTTTTAGTTATTAGTGAGCAAGGTTTAGGAGACACACTTCAATATATGAGGTACATACCTTATTTAAGAAAGAAAGGTCTTGATGTCTCTTTTTCTGCTCAAACAAAACTACATTCATTGATCCAATCTTCAGCCATTGATCAAAATCCATTAACTCCAGAACAAGTAGAAAAAGTTTCAGCACGTCAATGGATTCCACTATTATCTTTGCCTAAATATCTAAAAGTAACCCCAGCGAATTCAATTGTCTCTGGTCCATATATCAAGACAACAGAGGCACTAAAAAATAAATGGCAAAGAATACTATCTAAAGAAAAAAAACCAATAATTGCTATTAATTGGCAAGGAGGTCTAGAAACCGAAAAGGGTTATCAAGGACGATCAATTCCTTTAGAAACTTTTTCAATACTCTCTGATCTACAAAACATCAAAATGCTTTCGCTCCAAAAAGGATTTGGTTCAGAGCAATTAGATAGTTGCTCATTTAAAAAGAATTTTGTTGAATGCCAACCTCAAATAGATTCCACCTGGGATTTCCTTGAAAATGCTGCCATCATTGAGAACTGTGATTTAATTATTACTTGCGATACTTCTATTGCTCATTTGGCGGGAGGGATGGGAAAAAAAGTTTGGTTACTCTTAAGATATATCCCTTTTTGGACTTGGGGATTAGAACGAGAAACTACATTTTGGTATCCGTCTATGAGATTATTCCGACAACACGAACGACATAATTGGCAAGAAGTGATGGAAAGAGTTTCAAGAGCACTTAAATCAGAAATATCCCTCACAACAAAATCTTACAGATCTATTGATGAGAGTGGAATCTCCCCCTCATAA
- a CDS encoding tetratricopeptide repeat protein, with amino-acid sequence MSIDFDPDDGNIEKNNDLDIYSVPFSLSEIHENINILTNNFKDEIIAKAFQAHSNDNILESAKNSDFKSSKEEIIDQAFKFHAEGNTSEAVKYYQYCINKSFNDHRIFLNFGVILRDLGKLKEAELSTRKAIELNPNFTKAHSNLGDILKDLGKLEEAELSTRKAIELKPDYAIAHSNLGNILRDLGNLKEAELSTRKAIALQPNFANAYLNLGNILKDLGKLHDAELSQRKAIDLQPNFAEAHSNLGNILRDLGNLQEAEVSTRKAIALNPNLAEAFFNLSLIQLLKGNYKDGLENYEFRLKKKRPALIHGKTKLKRIDNQLSNQESKILVVSEQGLGDTLQYMRYIPYLRKKGLDVSFSAQTKLHSLIQSSAIDQNPLTPEQVEKVSARQWIPLLSLARYLKISPKNPIISQPYIFSTDQFTQKWKNIFSKEKRPIIGINWQGSTRLEKTYQGRSIPLETFSLLFKQNELSILSLQKGFGSEQLEQCSFKNKFVECQPQINSTWDFLENAAIIQNCDLIITCDTSIAHLAGGMGKKVWLLLRDIPFWTWGLKEETTFWYPSMRLFRQHERHNWQEVMERVSIALKKEICK; translated from the coding sequence ATGAGTATTGACTTCGATCCAGATGATGGGAATATTGAGAAAAATAATGACTTAGATATTTATTCCGTTCCATTTTCATTGAGTGAAATCCATGAAAATATAAATATTTTAACTAATAATTTTAAAGACGAAATAATCGCGAAAGCATTTCAAGCACATTCAAATGATAATATTTTAGAATCAGCTAAGAATAGTGATTTTAAATCTTCTAAAGAAGAAATAATTGATCAAGCATTTAAGTTTCATGCAGAAGGAAACACCTCAGAAGCAGTAAAATATTATCAATACTGTATAAATAAAAGTTTTAATGACCACAGAATATTTTTAAATTTTGGAGTGATTTTGAGAGATCTTGGAAAATTAAAAGAAGCTGAATTATCGACTCGAAAAGCCATTGAACTCAATCCCAATTTCACTAAAGCTCATTCTAATCTGGGAGATATTTTAAAAGATCTTGGAAAATTAGAAGAAGCTGAATTATCGACTCGAAAAGCCATTGAACTTAAACCTGATTACGCAATAGCTCATTCAAATCTAGGAAATATTTTGAGAGATCTTGGTAACTTAAAAGAAGCAGAATTATCAACTCGCAAAGCCATTGCACTTCAACCTAATTTCGCAAATGCTTATTTAAATCTGGGAAACATATTGAAAGATCTTGGCAAATTACATGACGCAGAATTATCACAACGCAAAGCTATTGATCTTCAACCTAATTTCGCCGAGGCTCATTCAAATCTAGGAAATATATTGAGAGATCTTGGTAACTTACAAGAAGCAGAAGTGTCTACGCGAAAAGCCATTGCACTCAATCCTAATCTCGCAGAAGCTTTTTTTAATCTATCTCTCATACAACTCCTAAAAGGAAATTATAAAGATGGTCTAGAGAACTATGAGTTTAGATTAAAAAAAAAGAGACCTGCTCTTATTCACGGCAAGACAAAACTTAAACGAATCGACAATCAACTATCAAACCAAGAAAGCAAGATTTTAGTCGTTAGTGAGCAAGGTTTAGGAGACACACTTCAATATATGAGGTACATACCTTATTTAAGAAAGAAAGGTCTTGATGTCTCTTTTTCTGCTCAAACCAAACTACATTCATTGATCCAATCTTCAGCCATTGATCAAAATCCATTAACTCCAGAACAAGTAGAAAAAGTTTCAGCACGTCAATGGATTCCACTATTATCTTTAGCTAGATATCTCAAAATCAGTCCAAAAAATCCAATCATTTCTCAACCATACATATTTTCAACAGATCAATTCACTCAAAAATGGAAAAATATTTTTTCTAAAGAAAAAAGACCAATCATTGGGATTAATTGGCAAGGAAGTACAAGACTTGAAAAAACTTATCAAGGACGATCAATTCCTTTAGAAACTTTCTCGCTTCTTTTTAAGCAGAATGAACTATCAATACTTTCTCTACAAAAAGGGTTTGGTTCAGAACAATTAGAACAATGCTCATTTAAAAATAAGTTTGTTGAATGCCAACCACAAATTAATTCCACTTGGGATTTTCTTGAAAATGCTGCCATCATCCAGAACTGCGATTTGATTATTACTTGTGATACATCAATTGCTCATTTAGCTGGAGGAATGGGAAAAAAAGTTTGGTTACTTTTAAGAGATATACCCTTTTGGACATGGGGACTAAAAGAAGAAACAACATTTTGGTATCCATCGATGAGATTATTCAGACAACACGAGCGACATAATTGGCAAGAAGTGATGGAAAGAGTATCAATCGCACTTAAAAAAGAAATATGTAAGTAA
- a CDS encoding protein arginine N-methyltransferase has protein sequence MKESNQNKTRKMNFSEVTIFSVPFDLGKVNENLTINTNSPSKSSKKQLIDKAFSLHSEGNTLEAAKYYQFLINQECNDHRVFSNYGAILQGLGKLKDAELSTRKAIEINPKFADGHFNLGIILKNLGKLKDAELSQRKAIEINPAFANAYSNLGNILSDLGRLKEAELSLRKAIEINPTLVEAFWNLYAISNNIKEAEERINQCLRIDKNFLKAKLTLSALKLHQGDKSLFNKLIETSLKDHPYMSSIKWVSSLPYLPELFFHRWALFDSMIKKSKKNRPFYEFGVWRGASFKYLIDTFKNGYGFDTFEGLPEDWYGQKKGSYSAEGVIPKIDGGTFIEGKFEDTLPNFFAKPKPRASIINFDADLYSSTLCALNYSKNIIDEDTILIFDEFIINQNWEQDEYKALNEFCSNHNFTYEVLAISYMTNQVAVKIINL, from the coding sequence ATGAAGGAATCTAATCAAAATAAAACAAGAAAGATGAATTTTTCTGAAGTCACAATATTCTCTGTTCCATTTGATTTAGGAAAGGTAAACGAAAATCTTACTATTAATACAAATTCTCCTTCTAAATCTTCTAAAAAACAATTAATTGATAAAGCGTTTAGTTTGCATTCAGAAGGAAACACTTTAGAAGCCGCAAAATATTATCAATTTTTAATCAATCAAGAATGTAATGACCACAGGGTTTTTTCTAATTATGGAGCAATTCTTCAAGGGTTAGGAAAATTAAAAGACGCAGAATTATCAACTCGGAAAGCCATTGAAATTAATCCTAAATTCGCTGATGGTCACTTTAATCTTGGAATAATATTAAAAAATCTTGGCAAATTAAAAGACGCGGAATTATCACAACGCAAAGCAATTGAAATTAATCCTGCTTTCGCAAATGCTTATTCCAATCTGGGGAATATATTGAGTGATCTTGGAAGATTAAAAGAAGCAGAATTATCACTACGCAAAGCAATTGAAATTAATCCTACTTTAGTTGAAGCTTTTTGGAATTTATATGCCATATCTAATAATATTAAAGAAGCAGAAGAAAGAATAAATCAATGTCTTCGAATTGATAAAAATTTTTTAAAAGCAAAACTGACTCTTAGTGCTTTAAAGTTACATCAAGGAGATAAATCATTATTTAATAAGTTAATAGAAACTTCTCTCAAAGATCATCCTTATATGAGTTCCATCAAATGGGTTTCATCTTTACCCTATTTACCAGAATTATTTTTTCATAGATGGGCTTTATTTGACAGTATGATTAAAAAAAGTAAAAAGAACCGCCCCTTTTATGAGTTTGGTGTTTGGCGTGGTGCCTCATTTAAGTATTTAATTGATACTTTCAAAAATGGTTATGGGTTTGATACTTTTGAAGGCTTACCTGAAGATTGGTATGGACAGAAAAAAGGAAGCTATTCAGCAGAAGGCGTAATTCCTAAAATTGATGGCGGTACATTTATAGAAGGTAAATTTGAGGATACACTTCCAAATTTTTTTGCAAAGCCTAAACCTAGAGCATCAATTATAAATTTTGATGCCGATCTTTATTCTTCTACGCTCTGCGCTTTAAATTATTCAAAGAATATAATAGATGAAGATACAATTTTAATATTTGATGAATTTATTATTAATCAAAACTGGGAGCAAGACGAATATAAAGCACTGAATGAATTTTGCTCTAATCACAACTTCACCTACGAAGTACTTGCCATTTCCTATATGACAAACCAAGTAGCAGTTAAAATAATAAACTTATAG
- a CDS encoding tetratricopeptide repeat protein encodes MKEFGEKQTSQKKQARKNNTTLSQEKIIHQALKFHSQGNIQEAAKYYQYLINKGFNDHRVFSNYGVILKNLGRLKDAEISYRNAIELQPNYLQAHYNLGAILKDFGQLQEAELSTRKAIELKPDFAEAHYNLGGILKDLGQLQEAELSTRKAIGLKPNFAMAHSNLGNILKDLGQLQEAELSTRKAIELKPDYAEAFSNLGNILKDLGQLQEAELSTRKAIELNPDFAMAHSNLGIILRNHGNLQEAELSTRKAIELNPDFAMAHSNLGNILRDLGKLQEAELSTRKAIELKPDFAMAHSNLGSILRDLGKLKEAEVSTRQAIELNPDLGMSHSNLGNILRDLGNLKELILLSKSTLESKSINESYKLLALLRITIANLIEKDFRGTSLNIKKVNKLIDKGVANTIEDIKNRNYTLSFSRFITLLYPLLDKENDIHDSDTIPHIGESHCLSFAHQMLSIHSKSQQIQPVLITGAKAWHFASDQNNQWKSSLNQQIKKHNYSDKIFISFGEIDCRKEEGILPYSIKNNKDIVGTCEKTINNYLNYMEFILAPHYAKRYYFGIPAPTKQKELIDELDIKRVEMIKIYNSIFKKNVLSRGAYFLDVYDLTSDKNGENNNIHMCDHTHLSPKCLSILFTNHLYEP; translated from the coding sequence ATGAAAGAATTTGGAGAAAAGCAGACATCTCAAAAAAAACAAGCAAGAAAAAATAATACTACGCTTTCTCAAGAAAAAATAATTCATCAAGCATTAAAATTTCATTCACAGGGAAATATTCAAGAAGCGGCAAAATATTATCAATATTTGATAAATAAGGGATTCAACGATCACAGGGTTTTTAGTAATTATGGAGTCATATTAAAAAATCTTGGCAGATTAAAAGACGCTGAAATCTCATACCGTAATGCTATTGAACTTCAGCCTAATTACCTACAAGCTCATTATAACTTAGGAGCAATTTTAAAAGATTTTGGTCAATTACAAGAAGCTGAATTATCGACTCGCAAAGCTATTGAACTCAAGCCTGATTTCGCAGAAGCACATTACAATCTGGGAGGCATATTGAAAGATCTTGGTCAATTACAAGAAGCTGAATTATCGACTCGCAAAGCTATTGGACTCAAGCCTAATTTCGCCATGGCACATTCAAACCTGGGAAACATATTGAAAGATCTTGGTCAATTACAAGAAGCTGAATTATCGACTCGCAAAGCGATTGAACTCAAGCCTGACTATGCAGAAGCATTTTCTAATCTGGGAAATATATTGAAAGATCTTGGTCAATTACAAGAAGCTGAATTATCAACTCGCAAAGCGATTGAACTCAATCCTGATTTCGCAATGGCTCATTCAAACCTTGGCATAATATTGAGAAATCATGGAAACTTACAAGAAGCTGAATTGTCGACTCGCAAAGCGATTGAACTCAATCCTGATTTCGCAATGGCTCATTCCAATCTAGGAAACATATTGAGAGATCTTGGGAAATTACAAGAAGCAGAGTTATCGACTCGCAAAGCGATTGAACTCAAGCCTGATTTCGCAATGGCACATTCAAATCTGGGAAGTATTTTGAGGGATCTTGGCAAACTAAAAGAAGCAGAAGTATCTACTCGTCAAGCAATTGAACTCAATCCTGATCTCGGAATGTCACATTCCAATCTAGGCAATATTTTGAGAGATCTTGGCAATTTGAAGGAATTAATTCTTTTATCAAAATCAACACTTGAGTCAAAATCAATCAATGAAAGTTATAAGTTACTCGCTCTATTACGAATTACAATCGCTAATTTAATAGAAAAAGATTTTAGAGGAACGTCTTTGAACATCAAAAAAGTCAATAAATTAATCGATAAAGGAGTAGCTAATACTATTGAAGATATAAAAAATAGAAACTATACATTATCTTTTTCTAGATTTATTACTTTACTTTATCCTCTGCTCGACAAAGAAAATGACATACATGATTCAGACACCATACCTCATATAGGTGAAAGTCATTGTCTTTCGTTCGCCCACCAAATGCTATCAATTCACTCAAAATCACAACAAATTCAACCCGTTTTAATTACAGGTGCTAAAGCATGGCATTTTGCTAGTGATCAAAATAATCAATGGAAAAGTTCATTAAATCAACAGATAAAAAAACATAATTATAGTGATAAAATATTTATCTCTTTTGGAGAGATAGATTGCCGAAAAGAGGAAGGTATTTTGCCTTACTCGATCAAAAATAATAAAGACATTGTAGGAACTTGTGAAAAAACTATCAATAATTATTTAAATTATATGGAGTTTATTCTTGCTCCACATTACGCCAAAAGATATTACTTTGGTATTCCAGCGCCAACAAAACAAAAAGAATTAATTGATGAATTAGATATAAAAAGGGTAGAAATGATCAAAATATACAATTCAATTTTTAAAAAAAATGTCTTATCTAGAGGAGCATATTTCTTAGACGTTTATGATTTAACATCCGATAAAAATGGAGAAAATAATAATATTCATATGTGTGATCACACGCACCTATCTCCAAAATGTCTCTCTATTTTGTTTACGAATCACCTATACGAACCTTAA
- a CDS encoding tetratricopeptide repeat-containing sulfotransferase family protein: MEQSGNKDHGSKNIYDIKTFPVPFKLGEIKENLTLNTKTLSQASKEQIINQAIKFHTEGNIAEAGKYYKQLIKQGCNDHRVFSNYGVILKNIGKLKEAELSTRKAIALNPDYAKAHFNLGGILIDLGRLKEAELSTRKAIALNPHYAKAHFNLGNILIDLGKLKEAELSTRKAIALNPHYAKAYYSLSLLKYSNKDMIWRDQLFSEGILKNKSQREKVDIYFAKANILHKEKNYKESAKHFKFANQLKLILNPSNADNLINKSKELLIESEKKENNQKEYTESQESIFIVGMPRSGSTLLESIITMNTNIKDLGESQILEESFLESKQVDQQLTLAELYWKKIKDLNQKANKTTNKNLYNYLYTGIIAKKIPTAKIIHCYRNPLDNILSIYRAHFLKGNDYSSSLVDCARVYLDQENIMTEYKKSFRSKIYDLNYDLLVTNPNKEIKSLVSWLDWEWDDSYLSPHLNTRSVSTASNVQVRSQINSKSVGGWKNYKEMLKTSIEILAQTDRYRNLIS; this comes from the coding sequence ATGGAACAATCTGGTAACAAAGATCATGGGAGCAAGAATATCTATGATATAAAAACATTCCCAGTTCCATTTAAATTAGGAGAAATCAAAGAAAATCTTACTCTTAATACAAAGACTCTTTCTCAAGCCTCTAAAGAACAAATAATTAATCAGGCAATAAAGTTTCATACAGAGGGTAATATTGCAGAAGCAGGGAAATATTATAAACAGTTAATTAAGCAAGGTTGTAATGACCACAGAGTCTTTTCAAATTATGGAGTCATCTTAAAAAATATTGGCAAATTAAAAGAAGCAGAATTATCTACTCGCAAAGCAATTGCACTCAATCCTGATTACGCAAAGGCGCATTTCAATCTTGGAGGCATATTGATAGATCTGGGCAGATTAAAAGAAGCAGAATTATCTACTCGCAAAGCTATTGCACTCAATCCTCATTACGCAAAGGCGCATTTCAATCTGGGAAACATATTGATAGATCTGGGCAAATTAAAAGAAGCAGAATTATCTACTCGCAAAGCAATTGCACTCAATCCTCATTACGCAAAAGCATACTATTCACTATCGTTACTTAAATACTCCAATAAAGATATGATATGGAGGGATCAACTCTTTTCTGAAGGTATCTTAAAAAACAAATCACAAAGAGAGAAAGTTGATATTTACTTCGCAAAAGCAAATATTCTTCATAAGGAAAAGAATTATAAGGAAAGTGCTAAACATTTCAAATTTGCAAATCAATTAAAACTTATACTTAACCCCTCAAACGCAGATAATTTAATCAATAAATCTAAAGAATTACTTATTGAATCAGAAAAAAAAGAAAATAATCAAAAAGAATATACAGAATCACAAGAGAGTATTTTCATTGTAGGTATGCCAAGAAGTGGTTCTACATTATTAGAATCAATTATTACTATGAATACTAATATTAAGGATTTGGGAGAGAGTCAGATCCTCGAAGAATCATTTCTAGAAAGTAAGCAAGTTGATCAACAATTAACACTTGCTGAATTATATTGGAAAAAAATCAAAGATCTTAATCAAAAAGCGAATAAAACAACTAATAAAAACTTATATAATTACCTATACACAGGTATCATTGCCAAGAAAATACCAACCGCAAAAATTATTCACTGTTATAGAAATCCTTTAGATAATATTCTTTCAATATACCGAGCTCATTTTCTTAAGGGAAATGATTATTCCTCTTCCTTGGTTGATTGCGCAAGAGTTTATTTAGATCAAGAAAACATAATGACAGAGTATAAAAAGAGTTTTAGATCCAAAATATACGACTTAAATTATGACTTATTAGTGACCAATCCTAATAAAGAAATTAAATCTTTAGTCTCTTGGCTAGATTGGGAATGGGATGATTCATATCTATCACCACATCTCAATACAAGATCAGTTTCAACAGCAAGTAATGTTCAAGTCCGCTCCCAAATCAATTCAAAATCAGTTGGTGGATGGAAGAACTACAAAGAAATGCTTAAAACCTCTATAGAAATCCTTGCTCAAACGGATAGATATCGAAACTTGATTTCATAA